Proteins from a genomic interval of Liolophura sinensis isolate JHLJ2023 chromosome 3, CUHK_Ljap_v2, whole genome shotgun sequence:
- the LOC135463684 gene encoding tetraspanin-18-like, producing the protein MGVEGLAKCMKFVLIIFNAIFVILGAGVPWVGIWILLDKEKLMELAGSTLTLTDVPSLLQQGAYILLGGGGFMFLIGIFGCVGACRESRVMLTMYGILVLIVFTLELVAGILAAVYRGKIESELKFT; encoded by the exons ATGGGAGTGGAAGGCCTTGCCAAATGTATGAAGTTCGTCCTCATCATCTTCAATGCTATTTTTGTG ATCCTGGGCGCGGGTGTGCCTTGGGTGGGAATCTGGATCCTGCTGGACAAGGAAAAGCTGATGGAGCTGGCAGGATCAACTCTGACTCTTACGGACGTGCCGTCATTACTGCAGCAGGGAGCGTACATCTTGCTGGGGGGAGGAGGGTTCATGTTTCTGATTGGCATTTTTGGCTGTGTGGGGGCCTGTCGGGAGAGCAGGGTCATGCTCACAATG TATGGGATACTCGTTCTGATAGTGTTCACGCTGGAGCTAGTGGCCGGCATTCTCGCAGCCGTATACCGTGGAAAG ATCGAATCGGAACTTAAGTTTACCTGA